One region of Glutamicibacter sp. B1 genomic DNA includes:
- a CDS encoding YdcF family protein, with protein MQELLVQVIGWLLLVVLWVLFIWQYRKDPRRLGLAALLLPLVLVSISAVVDLLSALVPGFGFLITLIVVMTPLIVVVFGGALIYNGVLMWRREGVRLSNLMSLAAGVLVFVLPVLAVLLVGIGTWWSYCLAFILFMASVFTACLFVMMLLYAWVHAIFPVKSRAVAAVILGARTINGKVTPLLRGRLDKALELNASQAQSNLLIVPTGGQGPDELEPEAVSMARYLREKGITESQILIEDRAKDTIQNLKFSDALVRERQPAGKLWLVTSDYHALRAGLASRQLGLDALAFGGKTAAYYRPSAFLRECVAMARDHLKLMILLALPFGLGLAGLILVAINSGF; from the coding sequence ATGCAAGAACTCCTAGTTCAAGTCATCGGATGGCTCCTGCTTGTTGTACTTTGGGTGCTTTTCATCTGGCAGTATCGCAAAGACCCCCGTCGACTCGGACTAGCTGCACTACTTCTCCCGCTAGTATTAGTCAGCATTTCCGCGGTGGTGGATCTGTTGAGCGCCCTAGTGCCCGGTTTCGGTTTCTTGATAACTCTTATCGTGGTGATGACCCCACTGATTGTGGTGGTCTTTGGCGGGGCACTGATCTATAACGGTGTTTTGATGTGGCGTCGTGAAGGCGTGCGGCTTTCTAATTTGATGTCTTTGGCCGCCGGGGTACTGGTGTTTGTTCTGCCGGTACTTGCGGTGTTACTCGTGGGCATCGGTACCTGGTGGAGTTACTGCCTGGCATTTATCTTGTTCATGGCTTCGGTATTTACCGCGTGCCTCTTTGTGATGATGTTGCTCTACGCCTGGGTCCATGCGATTTTCCCGGTGAAAAGTCGGGCCGTGGCAGCAGTCATCCTTGGGGCACGCACCATCAACGGCAAGGTCACCCCTTTGCTGCGGGGCCGATTGGATAAAGCACTCGAACTCAACGCTTCGCAGGCTCAATCGAACTTGTTGATAGTCCCTACCGGGGGACAGGGGCCCGATGAACTGGAGCCCGAGGCGGTGAGTATGGCCCGATACCTGCGCGAGAAAGGGATCACCGAATCTCAGATCCTGATTGAAGACCGGGCCAAGGACACCATCCAGAACCTCAAGTTCTCTGACGCGTTGGTGCGCGAGCGGCAGCCCGCTGGAAAATTGTGGCTGGTCACCAGCGATTATCATGCTCTGCGGGCGGGGCTAGCCTCACGCCAGTTGGGCCTGGATGCCCTGGCCTTCGGCGGGAAGACGGCGGCCTATTACCGGCCCAGTGCCTTCCTTCGTGAATGTGTAGCGATGGCCCGTGATCACCTTAAACTCATGATCCTTTTGGCGTTACCCTTCGGTCTGGGACTAGCGGGATTAATTCTGGTAGCGATCAACTCTGGGTTCTAA
- a CDS encoding phytoene desaturase family protein has product MIDVAVIGAGPNGLAAAAVAARAGLNVQVYEANDSIGGAARTQSLNGSEAIFDLGSAVHPMALQSPAMRELGVHQKVDFITPEISFAHVLDERTAYAYKDLERTVEELGGEDGQIYRRLVQPLVHQIDQISDTLLNTLLKVPSHPLALATFAASTVGGMGLKDVFSKKYERAAALYSGCAAHVAGGSRGPANAGAGLFLAATAHAKGWPIPLGGSQAISNALAAEATAHGAQIHTGVRVNHIDELAAQNILFDTSAEEAAKLSTGHLPHQLTSAMSTTRRSPGSCVVHFVLSEPVPWRDQALSTAGTVHLGGTAKQVGAAERTANRRGAANPFMIVAQPSLFDDSRAPAGQHVIWAYCHVPLDSSQDMRQEIQTMINKAAPGFSEIILEAHVVTAQDLERQNAALIGGDLSGGTMDLLGTIKRPRISLDPWYLLSKGLYLISSAAPPGPSVHGMGGFLGAQSMLKREYNIKNWKSVK; this is encoded by the coding sequence ATGATCGACGTTGCTGTCATCGGTGCAGGACCCAATGGTCTGGCAGCTGCCGCTGTGGCCGCCAGGGCCGGGCTTAACGTACAAGTCTATGAAGCCAATGACAGCATTGGGGGAGCGGCCAGAACCCAATCCTTAAATGGTTCCGAAGCGATCTTTGACCTAGGCAGTGCCGTGCATCCAATGGCCCTGCAGTCACCGGCCATGCGTGAGTTGGGAGTTCACCAGAAGGTTGATTTCATTACCCCTGAGATATCTTTCGCCCATGTGCTCGATGAGCGTACCGCCTACGCTTACAAGGATTTAGAGCGCACCGTAGAGGAATTGGGTGGCGAGGATGGACAGATCTATCGCCGACTAGTTCAACCGTTGGTTCACCAGATCGATCAGATCAGCGACACCCTGCTCAATACCCTGCTGAAAGTACCTAGCCACCCATTGGCTCTGGCTACCTTTGCGGCCTCCACGGTGGGCGGCATGGGGCTCAAAGATGTGTTCAGCAAAAAATACGAACGCGCCGCCGCCCTGTATTCGGGATGTGCCGCCCATGTGGCCGGTGGATCACGCGGACCAGCCAATGCAGGCGCCGGACTCTTCCTTGCCGCCACCGCCCATGCCAAAGGCTGGCCCATTCCCCTCGGCGGTTCACAAGCCATCAGTAATGCCCTGGCCGCTGAAGCCACTGCCCACGGCGCGCAGATCCACACCGGAGTGCGGGTGAACCATATTGATGAATTGGCTGCGCAGAACATCCTCTTTGATACTTCCGCCGAAGAAGCCGCAAAACTCAGCACCGGCCACCTGCCACACCAGCTAACTTCCGCCATGTCCACTACGCGGCGCTCGCCGGGTAGCTGTGTGGTTCACTTTGTGCTCTCCGAACCGGTGCCGTGGCGGGATCAAGCCCTGTCAACCGCCGGCACCGTACACCTAGGCGGCACCGCCAAACAGGTTGGTGCAGCTGAGCGCACTGCCAACCGCCGCGGGGCAGCGAACCCCTTTATGATCGTCGCCCAGCCATCATTGTTTGATGACTCTCGAGCACCGGCCGGGCAACACGTCATTTGGGCCTACTGCCATGTTCCCTTGGATTCCTCCCAGGACATGCGCCAAGAGATCCAAACAATGATTAACAAGGCCGCCCCGGGCTTTAGCGAGATCATCCTTGAAGCCCATGTGGTCACCGCACAAGACTTGGAGCGGCAGAACGCCGCCCTGATCGGGGGAGACCTTTCTGGTGGCACCATGGATTTGCTGGGCACCATCAAACGCCCACGAATTTCTCTAGATCCCTGGTATTTGCTGTCTAAGGGGCTCTACCTCATCTCCTCGGCGGCCCCTCCGGGACCATCGGTGCATGGCATGGGAGGCTTCCTTGGAGCCCAGTCCATGCTCAAACGTGAATACAACATCAAAAACTGGAAATCGGTGAAATAA
- a CDS encoding LapA family protein: MATSDPTPQPHDLPVEPENGLQANSGEHAVQPRGHQEPKTSRESPKSQEKLPVTKLGRIWTATIFGIIVLILLIVFIAQNQDVVTLRYFAYEGQANLGLALLIAAIGGALVVAIAGVARVIQLRSTAKKKRKTNKR; encoded by the coding sequence ATGGCTACATCTGATCCAACACCACAGCCACACGACCTGCCCGTGGAACCTGAAAATGGTCTGCAAGCCAATTCCGGTGAACATGCTGTCCAACCGCGCGGACATCAGGAACCCAAGACATCTCGCGAATCTCCTAAGTCTCAGGAAAAGCTTCCAGTGACCAAACTCGGTCGCATTTGGACGGCCACCATTTTTGGCATCATCGTACTGATTCTGTTGATCGTCTTTATCGCACAGAATCAGGACGTAGTGACGCTTCGATACTTCGCCTACGAGGGACAAGCAAACCTCGGTTTGGCTCTGCTGATCGCTGCTATCGGTGGAGCATTAGTTGTGGCCATCGCTGGAGTAGCACGCGTCATCCAGCTAAGGTCTACTGCAAAGAAGAAGCGTAAGACTAACAAACGTTAA
- a CDS encoding M18 family aminopeptidase — translation MAQAAAMAHIADLAEYVATSPSSYHAAATAAKRLDAVGFTGLNEADAWNLGPGSYYVVRDGAIIAWVQPETATATSGFHILGAHTDSPGFKLKPKPTTGSNGWWQAGVEVYGGPLLNSWLDRELVLAGRLVLKDGTEHLAQTEPILRIPQLAIHLDRQVNEGLTLDKQTHTNPIFGAGDLADADILAVLAESAGVDPAMVAGYDILTAPAQRGEVFGQGKNFFASGRLDNLTSVHAGIIALTDHSRKPSGQHIAMLAAFDHEELGSSSRSGACGPFLEELINRIQASLGAGVEDQARALANSVCLSADAGHAVHPNYPERHDPANRPQVNAGPLLKINANQRYATDAVGAAAFANWCENAGVPYQEFVSNNRVPCGSTIGPLTATRLGIRTIDVGVALLSMHSAREMCGVDDPWYLSKVAREFFGA, via the coding sequence ATGGCACAAGCCGCAGCAATGGCCCACATTGCAGACCTGGCCGAATACGTCGCAACTTCCCCTTCCAGCTACCACGCCGCTGCCACAGCCGCTAAGCGTCTGGATGCTGTCGGGTTCACCGGCTTGAACGAAGCTGACGCCTGGAACCTTGGTCCAGGTTCCTATTATGTGGTGCGCGATGGCGCGATCATCGCATGGGTTCAACCCGAAACCGCCACCGCAACCTCCGGTTTCCACATCCTCGGCGCTCATACAGATTCTCCAGGATTCAAACTCAAGCCAAAACCGACCACCGGATCCAATGGTTGGTGGCAGGCCGGCGTTGAGGTCTACGGTGGCCCGTTGCTTAACTCGTGGCTAGACCGTGAATTGGTGCTCGCTGGCCGATTGGTACTTAAAGACGGCACCGAGCATTTGGCTCAGACCGAACCGATCCTGCGCATTCCTCAGCTGGCCATTCACCTTGACCGTCAGGTCAATGAGGGTCTCACCTTAGACAAGCAGACCCACACTAACCCCATCTTCGGTGCCGGTGACTTAGCTGATGCCGATATCTTGGCTGTACTTGCAGAATCCGCCGGGGTAGATCCAGCGATGGTGGCCGGCTATGACATTCTGACTGCGCCGGCACAACGTGGTGAGGTCTTTGGCCAAGGGAAGAATTTCTTCGCCAGCGGCCGACTGGATAACCTGACTTCGGTGCATGCCGGGATCATCGCGTTGACCGACCATTCACGCAAGCCTTCGGGACAGCACATTGCGATGTTGGCTGCCTTTGACCATGAAGAGTTGGGTTCTAGCTCCCGCTCGGGTGCTTGTGGCCCCTTCCTTGAAGAACTGATCAACCGTATTCAGGCTTCCCTGGGTGCAGGTGTGGAAGACCAAGCCAGGGCGCTGGCTAACTCGGTATGCCTTTCGGCTGACGCGGGCCACGCGGTTCACCCGAATTATCCAGAACGCCACGACCCGGCTAACCGCCCACAGGTGAATGCTGGTCCGTTGTTGAAGATCAACGCCAACCAGCGTTATGCCACCGATGCAGTGGGCGCTGCGGCCTTCGCCAACTGGTGCGAGAATGCGGGGGTTCCTTATCAGGAGTTTGTCTCTAACAACCGGGTCCCTTGTGGATCGACCATCGGTCCGCTGACTGCTACTCGACTGGGGATCCGAACCATTGACGTCGGCGTTGCCCTACTGTCCATGCACTCCGCACGTGAAATGTGCGGTGTTGATGATCCTTGGTATCTCTCCAAGGTGGCTCGCGAGTTCTTCGGAGCCTAG
- a CDS encoding response regulator transcription factor, protein MDEQIRVLLVDDQPLLRMGFRLILEGEEDILVAGEAADGLDALTQTATLKPHVVLMDVRMPKMDGIEATERIAKQYPDTKIIILTTFDLDEYAFSGLQAGASAFLLKDVAPEELVHAVRLVASGDAVVAPRVTARLLETYVRNGGKAHAGPATEAPRDPLLDDLTPREQEVLRALAEGLSNAEIAHRFFLSEATVKTHVRRILTKLHLRDRVQAVVYAYETGLVIPSQGLDY, encoded by the coding sequence ATGGACGAGCAAATTAGAGTTTTGTTGGTTGATGACCAGCCGCTGTTGCGCATGGGATTTCGACTCATCCTTGAAGGAGAGGAAGACATCCTTGTCGCCGGAGAAGCCGCCGATGGTCTGGACGCGTTGACCCAGACAGCGACACTGAAACCGCACGTGGTGCTGATGGATGTTCGCATGCCCAAAATGGATGGCATTGAAGCCACCGAACGCATCGCAAAGCAGTACCCCGATACAAAGATCATCATTCTGACGACCTTTGACTTGGACGAGTACGCGTTTTCTGGGCTACAAGCGGGCGCCAGCGCATTCCTGCTCAAAGATGTTGCGCCTGAAGAACTGGTTCATGCGGTGCGTCTCGTGGCTTCGGGGGATGCTGTCGTGGCACCTCGAGTTACCGCGCGGTTACTGGAAACCTATGTCCGTAACGGTGGCAAAGCCCATGCTGGGCCAGCCACTGAAGCCCCGCGTGACCCATTACTTGATGATCTCACTCCACGCGAGCAAGAAGTGTTGCGAGCGCTCGCCGAAGGGTTATCCAATGCAGAGATTGCTCACCGTTTTTTCCTGTCTGAAGCGACGGTAAAAACTCACGTGCGTAGGATCCTCACCAAGCTACATCTGCGTGATCGAGTCCAGGCTGTGGTTTATGCCTACGAAACTGGACTGGTGATTCCTTCTCAGGGACTCGACTACTGA
- a CDS encoding sensor histidine kinase codes for MTQQTLQETVASFDELTAKRMGRLRRYLRTHPRLVVIGAVVVYLLLTLPGVLITASMPGANSTGLLVSTLAVSAALLYRRKAPMTVIILVFIFECVALIIAGPQGGLGGVGMIIALYTVATSYSAKRTIPLAVLAGSFQVVLMVLMGYPDMADLELDPSEGIDEATFSRIVIGISGSFVIGFYIAAAAVGMNVRNARIHEAELNHWARQVSSLAQVQERNRIAREMHDVVAHSLSVMIALSEGARVVAKRDQARADEVLNELSGTGRAALADMRRMLGVLRQNETGELEPQPTGGNVEQLLEGFRTAGLPITFTQSGGELPEDTTFQLTVFRMIQESLTNSLRYARNVSDVQVRLERRRDELRLEVMDNGDATRVPSVGSGRGLRGMRERAALFDGTVEAGPVASGGWIVKAVLKIPETDAKNEKQKTAKE; via the coding sequence ATGACCCAACAGACGCTTCAGGAAACTGTTGCTTCCTTTGACGAACTGACCGCCAAGCGGATGGGTCGGTTGCGCCGTTATCTGCGCACCCACCCACGCTTGGTGGTCATCGGCGCAGTAGTGGTGTATCTGTTACTGACCCTGCCGGGCGTGTTGATCACTGCATCCATGCCGGGAGCCAACTCCACCGGACTGCTGGTAAGCACCTTGGCTGTGAGCGCAGCCCTGCTGTATCGCCGAAAAGCACCGATGACGGTCATTATTCTGGTGTTTATCTTTGAATGCGTCGCGTTGATTATTGCTGGTCCACAAGGTGGCCTAGGCGGCGTTGGAATGATCATCGCGCTGTACACGGTGGCGACCAGCTATTCGGCGAAGCGTACTATTCCTTTGGCGGTCTTGGCCGGTAGTTTCCAAGTTGTCCTGATGGTGCTCATGGGGTACCCGGATATGGCGGATCTGGAACTAGATCCGAGCGAAGGGATTGACGAAGCGACGTTCAGCCGAATCGTCATCGGTATCTCCGGAAGCTTTGTTATTGGTTTTTATATTGCCGCGGCAGCGGTAGGTATGAATGTGCGCAATGCACGAATCCACGAAGCTGAACTCAATCACTGGGCCCGTCAGGTATCAAGCCTCGCACAGGTCCAAGAACGCAACCGTATTGCCCGAGAAATGCATGACGTGGTGGCCCACTCTTTATCAGTGATGATTGCCTTGTCTGAAGGGGCCCGAGTGGTGGCCAAACGGGATCAGGCGCGAGCCGACGAAGTACTGAATGAACTCTCTGGCACCGGTAGGGCTGCCCTCGCCGATATGCGACGCATGCTAGGAGTGCTGCGCCAAAACGAAACCGGTGAATTGGAGCCGCAACCTACCGGTGGGAATGTTGAACAGCTCTTGGAGGGTTTCCGTACCGCCGGGTTACCCATTACCTTCACCCAATCCGGGGGAGAGCTGCCAGAAGACACAACATTCCAACTGACGGTCTTCCGGATGATTCAAGAATCTTTAACCAATTCACTTCGTTATGCCCGCAACGTAAGCGACGTACAGGTACGTTTGGAACGACGGCGTGATGAACTCCGGCTGGAGGTCATGGATAACGGGGACGCAACCAGGGTCCCCAGCGTCGGTAGTGGACGCGGACTGCGGGGGATGCGCGAACGCGCCGCACTCTTTGATGGAACAGTTGAAGCCGGCCCGGTAGCCAGTGGTGGCTGGATCGTTAAAGCCGTATTGAAGATCCCCGAAACTGACGCGAAAAACGAAAAGCAGAAGACAGCGAAGGAATAG
- a CDS encoding ABC transporter permease, with product MTTQIQTPRRGKVTFGGVLRSEAIRMFSLKSTGILLSIAVVLYVVIAMGGTWGIGSLLQSMGDVSQMEGMGAMTQPGFASETIGSGLVFSQLILGVLGVLLFSGEFTTGSAVSTFLASPQRLRVMSAKIVLIVLLTGVTQLVSSLLAFVAAKPIAENYNLTLDFGGESFQFVLWYGALAVIMTALMGLALGMILRNSAGGITVLTGVFFVLPIITSLLGMLADWLSNVSAFLPYQLGLSLATPLSVPTELELWQQLAGVAGWIVIPLALGAVLLAKRDIK from the coding sequence ATGACTACTCAAATTCAAACGCCAAGGCGTGGCAAAGTCACTTTTGGTGGAGTTCTGCGCAGCGAAGCGATTCGTATGTTCTCCCTAAAATCCACGGGAATTCTGCTGAGCATTGCTGTCGTACTATACGTGGTGATTGCCATGGGAGGTACCTGGGGTATCGGTTCCTTATTGCAGAGCATGGGCGATGTCAGCCAGATGGAGGGCATGGGTGCCATGACCCAGCCTGGCTTTGCCAGCGAGACCATTGGTTCAGGACTGGTCTTCAGCCAGTTGATTCTGGGCGTATTAGGAGTTCTGTTATTCAGTGGTGAATTCACCACGGGTTCAGCGGTCAGCACGTTCTTGGCCAGCCCCCAAAGACTGCGAGTCATGTCAGCCAAGATTGTTCTCATCGTATTGCTGACCGGCGTGACGCAACTGGTCTCTAGCCTCCTTGCTTTTGTTGCGGCTAAGCCAATCGCCGAAAATTACAACCTAACCCTGGACTTCGGAGGCGAATCCTTCCAGTTCGTGCTTTGGTATGGCGCCTTGGCTGTCATCATGACTGCGTTGATGGGTCTTGCGTTGGGGATGATTCTGCGTAACTCTGCCGGCGGCATCACGGTTCTGACGGGCGTGTTTTTTGTCCTGCCGATTATCACGTCGCTCCTTGGAATGCTTGCGGATTGGTTAAGTAACGTTTCAGCCTTCCTCCCGTATCAGCTGGGACTGTCTTTGGCCACGCCGTTGAGCGTTCCGACAGAGTTGGAGCTGTGGCAACAGTTGGCCGGCGTCGCCGGATGGATTGTTATTCCTTTGGCCTTGGGTGCAGTTCTACTAGCCAAACGGGATATCAAGTAA
- a CDS encoding ATP-binding cassette domain-containing protein translates to MIQAQQLTKRYGNKTVVDHASFTVQPGAVTGFLGPNGAGKSTTMRMIVGLAAPTSGQVLVNNREFKKSQHPLTEVGTLLEAKSVHKSLTPLAHLRSMAATAGLPNSRVQEVLELTGLSGVQRKKVGGFSLGMGQRLGIATALLGDPQVLILDEPVNGLDPEGVAWVRNLARAQAAEGKTVFISSHLMSEMAQTADHLIVIGRGRIMADAPISEFIDNGLAQTIVRAADIDVLMNALSAQGVQLRRIDAQTLEVTGPESEIIGRRALETGVALSELRPIQRTLEDAYMELTRDAVEYNSNIVAKHSDGK, encoded by the coding sequence ATGATCCAGGCTCAGCAGTTGACGAAGAGATACGGTAATAAAACCGTGGTCGACCACGCGTCGTTCACGGTGCAACCCGGAGCGGTGACCGGCTTCCTCGGCCCCAACGGTGCCGGCAAGTCCACCACCATGCGAATGATCGTTGGGTTGGCAGCTCCCACCAGCGGACAGGTGCTGGTAAACAATCGCGAGTTTAAGAAGTCTCAGCACCCCCTGACCGAGGTGGGTACCTTGCTGGAGGCGAAGTCCGTGCATAAGTCACTGACTCCCTTGGCGCATTTACGTTCCATGGCAGCCACCGCGGGCTTGCCCAATTCAAGAGTCCAAGAAGTTTTGGAACTGACCGGCTTGAGCGGGGTACAGCGTAAAAAGGTCGGTGGATTCTCCCTCGGGATGGGCCAGCGTCTAGGTATCGCTACTGCACTGCTGGGTGATCCGCAGGTCCTGATTCTTGATGAACCTGTTAACGGTTTGGATCCTGAAGGCGTGGCATGGGTACGTAACCTGGCCCGAGCGCAAGCAGCGGAAGGTAAAACCGTCTTCATCTCCTCCCACCTGATGAGCGAGATGGCACAAACAGCAGACCACCTCATCGTCATTGGTCGAGGACGCATCATGGCTGATGCCCCGATTAGTGAATTTATTGATAACGGACTTGCTCAGACAATCGTTCGGGCAGCAGATATTGACGTACTCATGAATGCCTTGAGCGCTCAAGGAGTCCAGCTTCGCCGTATTGACGCGCAGACCTTGGAAGTCACCGGCCCGGAGTCAGAAATTATTGGCCGTCGCGCTTTGGAAACAGGGGTGGCCCTCAGTGAGCTCCGTCCGATACAGCGAACTTTGGAAGATGCCTACATGGAATTGACTCGAGATGCCGTGGAATACAACTCAAATATTGTTGCCAAGCACAGCGATGGGAAGTAG